GCCGCTGTCGTGTCTGCACCCGTCTTGGCCTCATTCCGCTTGGGGAGTCCTGTTGACCATGTGCCCCTGGTAGGGAGGGGGTTAGGAAATAGGGGTCAGGAGTTGGAATATGGGATGCAGTaggcactccccacccccaactccaacAACTGACAAATcagggaaggagacagggaaaAAGCAATGGTCATCAGTGCAAGGGACTcatgagggaaagagaagggctTGTGAGGGCTTTTCCTTTACCGGGGTGCATCCGAGTACGAGCTGGGGTCCATGGGGTCTAACTCTTCATCCTTCCGGCTTGCCGCTGAGGAAACAGGTAGCAGAGTGAGGTTTTCAGTAGAGACACAAGGAGCCCCTGATTACCAACCTCCCCCATCCCAGGGAGAAATGGGGTGCATGGCTGCCGTGGcccacagcaccccatcccagGTGCCAGGCTCAGGCACTCGAATGAGCAAAGGGAGGGCCTCTCTTCCATGACTCGTCCGTGGTGCCTCATCTGCCTCGGGCCCAGCCCTGCTGTTGAGCTTACCCTTCTTGCTCTTGGGGTAGGGTGCCAGCTCCTCCCTGCGATGATGGCGCCGTTCTTTGCTCTCTTCCCGCTCTGATTTGTCATACCCACGATCCCGATCCCGATCCCtgtcccgctctctctctctgtccacttTGTCATAACCACGTTCCCGTTCTCTGTCCGACTTCTCATGGCCCCGGTCCGACTTCTCGTGGCCCCGGTCCGACTTCTCATGGCCCCGGTCTGACTTCTCATGGCCCCGATCCACCTTCTCCTCAGCATCTGGGAACACAAAAGCCTTGAAGTGACCTTTCTCCTCCAATCTCTGGCCCCAGCAGCATCTTGTCTTCAGTAAATACCACCCCCCCCTTCCTGGGGTTTGGTCTTCCTGTctcacctgcccctccccagtcCACTGTCATTTACCTGACCCCTCCCTGAGAACTGCAGGACCATGGAGGCACCCTTAGGTCCGCCAACTCACCCGCATTACTTGCCCTGAGCTTCTTGGCGGATTTGGTAACGACGGAGTTGGGGTCATGTGGGGAGAGCCAGGACACGAGGTCTGTGTCCACATTCCAGTAGTAagggagcccgctgtggggcagtgggagggaagcaggagagtgagagagggaggggaagagaggggagaaggaaggaaggagggagtggaGGAGTGTCAGCACAGGGGTCTTATAGCCTCAACTCCTACCCATCTCTTGTAACTGCCCCACGTAAGGACCCCAGAGGGAGGACCCCCAGACCTCTGTGTTTCCCATTTACCCCAAAGCCAGGGACAGCAAAGGAAAGGTGAAGTCAGATGTcacttcccccacccacccccaccccagttcccCATGCTCACCAGGAAGGGTCAAACACCTTGTACCAGCTCGGTGGCAGGCCCTCCAACCGGGTGGCCTCATAGTCTACAGGGTCATCATCATAGTCCTCAGCAATGATCTCTTCCTCTGGCTCTGGCAGAATAGCGGGGTGGAGGAAAGCAGTAAGGACTAGAGGGATTCTCATCTTAGAGCCAGAGCCTGGAAAGACCCTCAAATTCACATGgaccacagtgtgtgtgtgtgtgtgtgtgtgcgtgcacgcgtgcGCACCAGGTCTCACCTTCTGTGGCAAATATCACATTCCAAATCCAAGTGTCTGAAGATCAGGGGATTTGCCGAAAAAATGTACCTAAATCTCTTGTTTCTGGGTTCAGGTAAAATCTGGGATTTGATGCTGTCACCCACACCTATCTGATTTCAGAATTTAGACAAGGATTCATCATACAAACATATCCTCCAGTTCCTGAGTTCAGGAAGCATGGGACACCATGCTATCCAAATCTATTttgataaaatgagtttgaacAGTAATGGATTGTTCTGAAAATATGTCCAaatctgctcagctcccaaagCCTGGCAAATATTGGGTTTCTGATCTTGTATATTGAGCAGCAAGTCTGAATGGCAGAGGATATATCCAAACACTGCTCTGGGTCCATTCAGTTCCTAGGCTTGACATATAGCAGGCCTACAGCAGCTGTCAGTTACTATTGGCAAAATAAAAGAGGTGAATGTTGTTAGCTTGGTACGTGACCCTCAGTAGGCCTACCACAGATTTCAGCTGTGGCTGGAACTAACAATGAAATGTACATGTCAGCAGCAGCATACTGCCTGTCACACAATAGACCCAAAGTAAATGTGAGTTATAACCACCAGTATCGTTAGTAAGAT
Above is a genomic segment from Neovison vison isolate M4711 chromosome X, ASM_NN_V1, whole genome shotgun sequence containing:
- the PQBP1 gene encoding polyglutamine-binding protein 1; this translates as MPLPVALQTRLAKRGILKHLEPEPEEEIIAEDYDDDPVDYEATRLEGLPPSWYKVFDPSCGLPYYWNVDTDLVSWLSPHDPNSVVTKSAKKLRASNADAEEKVDRGHEKSDRGHEKSDRGHEKSDRGHEKSDRERERGYDKVDRERERDRDRDRDRGYDKSEREESKERRHHRREELAPYPKSKKAASRKDEELDPMDPSSYSDAPRGTWSTGLPKRNEAKTGADTTAAGPLFQQRPYPSPGAVLRANAEASRTKQQD